One segment of Urocitellus parryii isolate mUroPar1 chromosome 5, mUroPar1.hap1, whole genome shotgun sequence DNA contains the following:
- the Calhm3 gene encoding calcium homeostasis modulator protein 3 yields MDRFRLFFQHFQNSSESVMNGICLLLAAVTIKLYSSFDFNCPCLARYNTLYGLGLLLTPPLALFLCGLLVNRQSVVMVEEWCRPEGLRRKDSGIIWYMCSSVLQRALAAPMVWILLALLDGKCFVCAFSNSVDPEKFLDFANMTPSQVQLFLAKVPCKEDELVRDNPARKAVSRYLRCLSQAIGWSITLLLIVAAFLARCLRPCFDQTVLLQRRYWSNYVDLEQKLFDETCCEHARDFAHRCVLHFFASMQSELRARGLRRDLGEEPPEPLDDLDGGSGKAHLRAVCSQEQVDHLLSTWYSSKPPLDLAASPGFWGAGLSHRAPMVAPGTRLSQHTDV; encoded by the exons ATGGACAGGTTCCGCTTGTTTTTCCAACACTTCCAGAACAGCTCCGAGTCTGTGATGAACGGCATCTGCCTGCTGCTGGCCGCGGTCACCATCAAGCTGTACTCCTCCTTCGACTTCAACTGCCCCTGCTTGGCGCGCTACAACACCCTCTACGGCCTGGGCCTGCTGCTCACGCCCCCGCTCGCCCTCTTCCTCTGTGGTCTCCTGGTCAACCGGCAGTCTGTGGTGATGGTGGAGGAGTGGTGCCGGCCCGAGGGACTCCGGAGGAAGGACTCGGGCATCATCTG GTACATGTGCTCCTCTGTGCTGCAGAGAGCGCTGGCTGCCCCCATGGTCTGGATCCTGCTGGCCCTCCTTGATGGAAAGTGCTTTGTGTGTGCCTTCAGCAATTCTGTGGACCCTGAGAAGTTTCTGGACTTTGCCAACATGACCCCCAGCCAAGTGCAGCTCTTCCTGGCCAAGGTGCCCTGCAAAGAAGATGAGCTGGTCAGGGACAACCCTGCTCGAAAGGCCGTGTCTCGATACCTGCGGTGCCTGTCACAG GCCATCGGCTGGAGTATCACCCTGCTGCTGATTGTGGCGGCCTTCCTGGCCCGTTGCCTGAGGCCCTGCTTCGACCAGACAGTCTTGCTGCAGCGCAGATACTGGAGCAACTACGTGGACCTGGAACAGAAGCTCTTTGACGAGACGTGCTGTGAGCATGCCCGGGACTTCGCGCACCGCTGCGTGCTGCACTTCTTCGCCAGTATGCAGAGTGAGCTGCGGGCTCGCGGGCTGCGCCGGGATCTGGGGGAGGAGCCCCCTGAGCCCCTAGACGACCTGGATGGCGGAAGTGGGAAGGCCCACCTGCGCGCAGTCTGCAGCCAAGAGCAGGTGGACCACCTCCTAAGTACCTGGTACTCCAGCAAACCTCCACTTGACCTTGCGGCATCCCCAGGGTTCTGGGGGGCTGGCCTCAGCCACCGTGCACCCATGGTGGCTCCAGGCACAAGGCTGTCCCAACACACTGATGTGTAG